From Romeriopsis navalis LEGE 11480:
TTGTTCGTAAATACCGATTCGATCGAAGGCGGCATTTCGCCAGCCAGCAATTTGGCCGAATAAATCGCCTGCTCCGCCATCGATTCCACCACATACCCCCATTGTTCATCATCGAAGGGGTCAAGGTTAAGGGTGACTTCGTAGGGCTCTGGCGCTGAGCCTTGGACTTTGGCAAAGACCTTGGCATCCTGAAATTCCATCTTCAGCACATTGCCTTCCCGCGCATAGATGCGGGCGCGCTCCATCCGCCGGGCCCAACCAAAGGATTCCAGCACTTCAATCCAGCGCTGTACCCACCACTCACGATTTGCTGGGGTGTAGGTTGTCATAGCGGATCGGCACGGTAAAAGTTCCACCTCTAAACCTAACGAGTTTTGCGCGATCGGCGACAGCGGATCACAAAAATTTGCAGTTATTTGTGTGTGGTTATCGGCAAACGATCGCGCACTAGCGACGATCACACGAATGTCATCACCGCATCCCCAACAACGGCACCTACAACAACTGCGTGGCTCGCTCTGCTAAGGCCGATCGTTCACCTTTCACAAAGGTCATATGGCCTGCTAATGGTTCGCCTTTAAATCGCTCGACGATATAGGTCAAACCATTGCTCGCTGCATCGACATAGGGATTATCGATTTGGTCCGGGTCACCGGTGAGGATGATTTTGGTCCCCTCCCCGGCACGGGTGAGGATAGTCTTGACCTCATGGGGCGTCAGATTTTGGGCTTCATCGACGATCAAGAACTGCTTCGGCAACGTCCGCCCCCGAATGTAGGTCAATGCCTCAATTTGCAGCAGGCCCATTTCCATCAGTTCTTCATGGCCCCGCCGCCAAACCCCAGATTTGTCTTGGTTTTCCTGCGTCCCAAAAATCAAATCAAAGTTGTCATACAGCGGTTGCATCCAGGGCGTCAATTTCTCATTCACGTCACCCGGTAGATAGCCAATATCTTTGCCCATCGGCACGACGGGTCGGGAAATCAGCAACCGCGAATATTGGTGTTCGTCCGCAACTTTCGTCAGACCCGCAGCGATCGCCAGCAACGTTTTACCCGTACCCGCCTTACCCACCAAGGTCACGAGGGGAATATCATCGTTTAACAGTAAATCAAAGGCAAATTTTTGTTCCCGGTTACGCGCCGAAACCCGCGAGATTCCACCATGGGGCAATTTGATGATCGGTCGGACCGCCTGGCCCAAACTATCCATCATCGCCAAGGCCGTATGGGCCGGATTTGACTGATCAACCAGCATCACGGCTTGGTTGGGGCAAAGCCCCTGATCGGTAAGTTCGGCCCGACCGGTTTTGAACAAGGCATTGAACACCTCACTATCGGCAAACACTTCACTTGTGCCGGTATAGAGATCGGAAATATCCACCTTATCGGTTTCGTAGTCTTCTGCCGATAGGCCCAAGGCATCTGCCTTAATCCGCAGGTTCGTATCTTTACTGACCAACACCACGTCACAATCACATTCGTGTCGCAGCTCGAGGGCCACCGCGAGAATTTCGTTATCGCCGCGATCACCCTCTAATTCAGCAGGCAAACCTCGCAAGGTCTCGCGATCGCACAACGCGACCCGCAAACTTCCACCATTGTCGAGGGTGACACCGGAGGTGAGATGGCCACCATTGTGCAACCGATCGAGCATGCGGGAAACTTGGCGGGCATTACGTCCTGTGGTTTCAGGTTGTTTTTTGAACCGATCCAACTCTTCAATGATGGTCAT
This genomic window contains:
- a CDS encoding PhoH family protein — protein: MGKVYVLDTNVLLHDPNAMLRFEDNDVVLPMTIIEELDRFKKQPETTGRNARQVSRMLDRLHNGGHLTSGVTLDNGGSLRVALCDRETLRGLPAELEGDRGDNEILAVALELRHECDCDVVLVSKDTNLRIKADALGLSAEDYETDKVDISDLYTGTSEVFADSEVFNALFKTGRAELTDQGLCPNQAVMLVDQSNPAHTALAMMDSLGQAVRPIIKLPHGGISRVSARNREQKFAFDLLLNDDIPLVTLVGKAGTGKTLLAIAAGLTKVADEHQYSRLLISRPVVPMGKDIGYLPGDVNEKLTPWMQPLYDNFDLIFGTQENQDKSGVWRRGHEELMEMGLLQIEALTYIRGRTLPKQFLIVDEAQNLTPHEVKTILTRAGEGTKIILTGDPDQIDNPYVDAASNGLTYIVERFKGEPLAGHMTFVKGERSALAERATQLL